The following are encoded in a window of Sagittula sp. P11 genomic DNA:
- a CDS encoding SIS domain-containing protein: MTETHMRREVLEIPDAVERLLTRGGDAIRGAAEALRARDPAFFVTVARGSSDHAATYFKYVAEILAGLPVASVGPSVASIYGARLKVKGAACLAVSQSGMSPDIVAMVRMMQEEGALTVGLTNHLDSRLAEVSDHALALHAGPELSVAATKTFVNSAVAGVWLLAELVQDDALRAAIHGLPQALAEAVSADWSPLAAELQTAESLYCLGRGPVFAFSNEAALKFKETCQLHAESYSSAEVLHGPVSIVERGFPVIALAVQDAAQGALIDVAEQVAAKGAKVFTTSRKATTATALPAVRTGHPLTDPISLIASFYAMVEQVAVARGVNPDAPRHLRKVTETT; encoded by the coding sequence ATGACCGAGACCCACATGCGGCGCGAAGTGCTGGAAATCCCCGATGCGGTGGAGCGGCTGCTGACTCGTGGCGGCGACGCGATCCGGGGCGCGGCAGAGGCGCTGCGCGCGCGCGATCCGGCGTTCTTCGTCACCGTGGCGCGCGGCTCTTCGGACCATGCCGCGACCTACTTCAAGTACGTGGCCGAGATCCTCGCCGGGCTGCCCGTGGCCTCTGTCGGGCCGTCGGTCGCCTCGATCTACGGGGCGCGGCTGAAGGTGAAGGGCGCCGCCTGCCTTGCCGTGTCGCAATCGGGGATGAGCCCGGACATCGTCGCCATGGTGCGGATGATGCAGGAGGAGGGCGCGCTGACGGTCGGGCTGACCAACCACCTTGATTCCCGGCTGGCAGAGGTCTCGGACCACGCGCTTGCGCTTCACGCCGGGCCGGAACTGTCGGTTGCGGCCACGAAGACCTTCGTGAACTCGGCGGTCGCGGGCGTCTGGCTGCTGGCGGAACTGGTGCAGGACGACGCGCTGAGGGCGGCGATCCATGGCCTGCCGCAGGCGCTGGCAGAGGCCGTTTCCGCCGACTGGTCGCCGCTTGCCGCAGAGCTGCAAACGGCGGAGTCGCTTTACTGCCTCGGGCGCGGGCCGGTCTTTGCCTTCTCGAACGAGGCGGCGCTGAAGTTCAAGGAGACCTGCCAGCTGCACGCCGAAAGCTATTCCTCGGCGGAGGTGCTGCACGGTCCGGTCAGCATCGTCGAGCGGGGCTTCCCGGTGATCGCGCTGGCGGTGCAGGACGCGGCCCAGGGCGCGCTGATCGACGTGGCCGAGCAGGTGGCCGCGAAGGGCGCGAAGGTCTTTACCACCTCGCGCAAGGCAACCACCGCGACGGCGCTGCCCGCGGTGCGCACGGGCCATCCGCTGACCGATCCGATCTCGTTGATCGCATCGTTCTATGCGATGGTCGAACAGGTCGCCGTGGCGCGAGGGGTGAATCCCGACGCGCCGCGCCACCTGCGCAAGGTGACGGAGACCACGTGA
- a CDS encoding ABC transporter permease: MLKYIALKSLLAILVAFTVSLAAFLLLNVASDPAQAIAGEDATPDVVETIRARYGLDRPIYERYVSWLAGVATGDFGESYYWHKPVAELVADRADETLTLALSALLVTIVIAIPLGALAGLNPNSWIDRMALGVAVSAQAIPNFWLGLIMIILFAVMIPIFPVSGDNTWYHFVLPAIVLGASSVPAVMRLTRTGLIEVMSADYIRTARSKGFRGTTLLRRHALRNAILPVISVLAVQLGQKFGGSVITESIFAINGLGRLALESILGADIPTVQMLIFVFAIVFVAMNLLADILNAALDPRIRIG, translated from the coding sequence ATGCTCAAATACATCGCACTCAAGAGCCTGCTCGCGATCCTCGTCGCCTTCACGGTCTCTCTCGCGGCGTTCCTTCTGCTGAACGTCGCCTCCGACCCCGCGCAGGCCATCGCGGGCGAAGATGCCACGCCCGACGTCGTCGAGACGATCCGCGCCCGCTACGGCCTCGACCGGCCGATATACGAGCGGTACGTGTCGTGGCTGGCCGGAGTGGCGACCGGCGACTTCGGCGAAAGCTACTACTGGCACAAGCCGGTGGCCGAACTGGTCGCCGACCGTGCCGACGAGACGCTGACGCTGGCGCTGTCGGCACTGCTGGTCACCATCGTGATCGCCATTCCGCTGGGCGCGCTGGCCGGTCTCAACCCCAATTCGTGGATCGACCGTATGGCGCTGGGGGTCGCGGTCTCGGCGCAGGCCATCCCGAATTTCTGGCTTGGCCTGATCATGATCATCCTCTTCGCGGTGATGATCCCCATCTTCCCGGTCTCGGGAGACAACACCTGGTATCATTTCGTGTTGCCCGCCATCGTGCTGGGCGCCTCCTCCGTGCCCGCGGTGATGCGGCTGACACGGACCGGGCTGATCGAGGTGATGAGCGCCGACTACATCCGCACCGCCCGGTCCAAGGGCTTTCGCGGCACCACGCTCCTGCGGCGGCATGCCCTGCGCAACGCCATCCTGCCGGTGATCTCGGTGCTGGCGGTGCAACTGGGCCAGAAGTTCGGAGGCTCGGTCATCACCGAGAGCATCTTTGCGATCAACGGGCTGGGGCGGCTGGCGCTGGAATCCATCCTCGGGGCCGACATCCCGACGGTACAGATGCTGATCTTCGTCTTCGCCATCGTCTTCGTAGCCATGAACCTGCTCGCCGACATCCTGAATGCGGCGCTCGACCCGAGGATCAGAATCGGATGA
- the nagA gene encoding N-acetylglucosamine-6-phosphate deacetylase, producing the protein MRYLHAPEIFDGVRHLTEHALAVEDGRLKAIVPLKDAPAAERLDGTILPGFVDLQVNGGGGVLFNEETTVEGLRTIAEAHARTGTTHILPTLITDTPDKVRAAIDAVEQAVAQGVPGIVGLHLEGPHLSLARKGAHDPALIRPMTEADAAVLTDAAARLPNLKVTIAPESVPLDMVHRLVRAGVILSLGHTDCSYETACAYFDAGVRCATHLFNAMSQMGNRAPGIVGAILDRPDVSAGIIADGIHVHTAALRIALNAHKEQGALFLVTDAMPPVGSDITEYVLNGRRVLRRDGRLTLEDGTLAGADLDMPTALKVLDGIGVPRIRALAMATCLPARLLKAPGNAGHFKPGDRFDGIRLDPEGRFVPL; encoded by the coding sequence ATGCGCTACCTGCACGCTCCCGAGATCTTCGACGGCGTCCGCCACCTGACCGAACACGCGCTGGCGGTGGAGGACGGGCGACTGAAGGCCATCGTGCCGCTGAAGGACGCGCCGGCGGCCGAACGCCTCGACGGGACGATCCTGCCGGGGTTCGTCGACCTGCAGGTGAACGGCGGCGGTGGCGTGCTGTTCAACGAAGAGACCACGGTCGAGGGGCTGCGCACCATCGCGGAGGCACACGCCCGCACCGGCACCACGCATATCCTGCCGACGCTGATCACCGACACGCCGGACAAGGTGCGCGCCGCCATCGACGCGGTAGAGCAGGCGGTGGCGCAGGGCGTTCCGGGGATCGTCGGTCTCCATCTCGAAGGGCCGCACCTGTCGCTGGCCCGCAAGGGGGCGCACGACCCCGCCCTGATCCGTCCGATGACGGAGGCCGATGCCGCGGTGCTGACCGATGCCGCCGCCCGCCTGCCGAACCTGAAGGTGACGATCGCACCTGAATCCGTGCCGCTGGACATGGTGCACAGGCTGGTGCGCGCCGGGGTGATCCTGTCGCTGGGTCACACCGATTGCAGCTACGAGACCGCCTGCGCCTATTTCGACGCGGGCGTGCGCTGCGCCACGCATCTTTTCAATGCGATGAGCCAGATGGGCAACCGCGCGCCGGGCATAGTGGGGGCGATCCTCGACCGGCCCGACGTGTCGGCCGGGATCATCGCCGACGGCATCCACGTGCACACCGCCGCGCTGCGCATTGCGCTGAACGCGCACAAGGAGCAGGGGGCCCTGTTCCTCGTGACCGACGCCATGCCGCCGGTGGGCTCAGACATCACCGAATACGTTCTGAACGGGCGCCGCGTGCTGCGCCGCGACGGGCGGCTGACGCTGGAGGACGGGACGCTTGCCGGGGCCGACCTCGACATGCCGACCGCGCTGAAGGTGCTGGACGGGATCGGCGTGCCGCGCATCCGGGCGCTGGCGATGGCCACCTGCCTGCCGGCGCGGCTGCTCAAGGCCCCCGGAAACGCGGGCCATTTCAAACCGGGCGACCGCTTCGACGGCATCCGGCTGGACCCCGAAGGGCGCTTCGTCCCGCTCTGA
- a CDS encoding ABC transporter permease: MTDTDISIAAVETRPEAEGLSAGQVFRQRMFGHTGFLIGAGLIALMTLVAIFAPLLAPHDPFAQNLSARMLPPFWGEGGSPEYLLGTDQNGRDYLSRLIYGTRISITIGIGAASIGLLIGVTAGVLAGYFGGWVDHAISFLLTAQLALPGLLLAMALVFIIGPSIWVVIGIVGVLHWTYYLVVTRSATQRLRNLDFVAAAASSGASAPKIILHEILPNLVPQIIVIFTFELGIAILAESSLSFLGVGIQPPTPSWGLMIAEGKQSMFFRPWLVVLPGICLFLLVIGANLMGDGLRDITSPEGRNE, encoded by the coding sequence ATGACCGACACGGATATTTCAATCGCGGCCGTCGAAACCCGGCCCGAAGCCGAGGGCCTTTCCGCGGGCCAGGTGTTCCGCCAGAGGATGTTCGGCCACACCGGCTTCCTGATCGGCGCGGGCCTCATCGCCCTGATGACGCTGGTCGCGATCTTCGCGCCGCTGCTGGCGCCGCACGATCCTTTTGCACAGAACCTCTCGGCACGGATGCTGCCGCCGTTCTGGGGCGAGGGCGGATCGCCCGAGTACCTGCTGGGCACGGACCAGAACGGGCGCGACTACCTCAGCCGGCTGATCTACGGCACGCGCATCTCGATCACCATCGGCATCGGCGCGGCCAGCATCGGGCTGCTGATCGGGGTCACGGCGGGGGTGCTCGCCGGGTATTTCGGCGGCTGGGTCGATCACGCCATCAGCTTTCTGCTGACCGCCCAGCTTGCGCTGCCGGGTCTTCTGCTGGCCATGGCGCTGGTCTTCATCATCGGCCCGTCGATCTGGGTGGTGATCGGGATCGTCGGCGTGCTGCACTGGACCTATTACCTGGTGGTCACCCGTTCGGCCACGCAGCGGCTGCGCAACCTCGATTTCGTCGCGGCAGCGGCCTCTTCGGGGGCCAGCGCGCCGAAGATCATCCTGCACGAGATCCTGCCCAACCTCGTGCCGCAGATCATCGTGATCTTCACCTTCGAACTGGGCATCGCGATCCTCGCGGAATCGAGCCTGTCCTTCCTCGGGGTCGGCATCCAGCCGCCCACGCCCTCCTGGGGCCTGATGATCGCCGAGGGCAAGCAATCCATGTTCTTCCGCCCGTGGCTGGTGGTGCTGCCCGGCATCTGCCTGTTCCTGCTGGTCATCGGGGCGAACCTGATGGGCGACGGATTGCGGGACATCACTTCGCCGGAGGGGCGCAACGAATGA
- a CDS encoding ABC transporter ATP-binding protein — MTSFLEIANLNVSIRLPHGQLRAVRDTTLTLEKGQSLGIVGESGSGKSMTALALMRLLPRSATCEAERLRFDGLDLATLDDRRFAHTVPGTGIGMIFQEPMTSLNPVYTIGRQMTEAAVYRGLMSSGEARKKAIALLDRVGIPDPEGRMSQYPHQMSGGQRQRVMIAMTLMLDPKLLIADEPTTALDVTVQAQILDLLDDLRHERDMGMILISHDLAVVAQRTDAVAVMYGGEIVEQGPADAVLRKPSHPYTQSLLNAIPQLSGAPGRLGAIPGVVSTVMEEPTACIFAPRCAHAHAACTAHRPPVREHDVGHTCRCVLETPPVVETSLIPLRAAKPAPDAEAVLSARNITRVYQSRRGMFGPMREIRALDGLTVDLRKGETLAIIGESGSGKSTLARILLGLDEPTSGEVFMLGQPVASLSTQERARFVQPVFQDPYSSLNPRRRLADIIAWPLQLTGEYDAATRQAMVRDALDLVGLPRRLLHAYPSQLSGGQRQRVAIARALVTRPEILVCDEPTSALDVSIQAQILNLLDDLKAEMGLTNLFITHDMAVVHQIADRVVVMLDGRMVEEGDARQVLRAPANAYTRRLVAAAPRFDAISPEHEGVQ, encoded by the coding sequence ATGACGAGCTTTCTCGAAATCGCCAACCTGAACGTGAGCATCCGCCTGCCGCATGGCCAGCTTCGCGCGGTGCGCGACACCACCCTGACGCTGGAGAAGGGCCAGTCGCTTGGCATCGTCGGCGAAAGCGGGTCGGGCAAGTCCATGACGGCGCTGGCGCTGATGCGGCTTCTGCCGCGCAGCGCAACCTGCGAGGCGGAGAGGCTGCGGTTCGACGGTCTGGACCTCGCGACGCTCGACGACCGCCGGTTCGCCCATACCGTCCCGGGCACCGGCATCGGGATGATCTTCCAGGAGCCGATGACCTCGCTCAACCCGGTCTACACCATCGGGCGCCAGATGACCGAGGCCGCGGTCTATCGCGGGCTGATGTCGTCGGGCGAGGCGCGGAAGAAGGCGATTGCGCTGCTAGACCGCGTGGGCATTCCCGACCCCGAAGGCCGGATGTCGCAGTACCCGCACCAAATGTCGGGCGGCCAGCGTCAGCGTGTGATGATCGCGATGACCCTGATGCTCGATCCGAAGCTGCTGATCGCGGACGAGCCGACGACTGCGCTCGACGTGACGGTGCAGGCGCAGATCCTCGACCTGCTGGACGACCTGCGGCACGAGCGTGACATGGGCATGATCCTGATCTCGCACGACCTGGCAGTGGTCGCGCAGCGCACCGATGCGGTTGCGGTCATGTACGGCGGGGAAATCGTAGAACAGGGGCCGGCGGATGCTGTGCTACGCAAGCCTTCGCATCCGTACACCCAGTCGCTCCTGAACGCGATCCCGCAGCTTTCGGGGGCGCCCGGCCGTCTCGGCGCGATCCCCGGGGTCGTGTCGACCGTGATGGAAGAACCGACGGCCTGCATCTTTGCTCCGAGGTGCGCGCACGCCCACGCCGCCTGCACCGCGCACCGCCCGCCGGTGCGCGAGCATGACGTTGGTCATACCTGCCGCTGCGTGCTGGAAACGCCGCCCGTGGTGGAGACGTCGCTGATCCCGTTGCGCGCGGCCAAGCCTGCACCGGATGCCGAGGCGGTGCTGTCAGCGCGCAACATCACCCGGGTCTACCAGTCGCGGCGGGGCATGTTCGGCCCGATGCGCGAGATCAGGGCGCTGGACGGTCTGACCGTGGACCTGCGCAAGGGCGAAACGCTCGCTATCATCGGCGAAAGCGGATCGGGCAAGTCGACGCTGGCGCGCATCCTGCTGGGCCTCGACGAGCCGACCTCGGGCGAGGTTTTCATGCTGGGCCAACCGGTCGCAAGCCTCTCTACTCAGGAACGCGCCCGGTTCGTCCAGCCGGTGTTCCAGGATCCCTATTCCTCGCTCAACCCGCGGCGGCGGCTTGCGGATATCATCGCCTGGCCGCTGCAGCTGACCGGGGAATACGATGCGGCCACACGTCAGGCGATGGTCCGCGATGCGCTGGACCTGGTGGGATTGCCGCGTCGGTTGCTGCACGCCTACCCTTCGCAGTTGTCGGGCGGCCAGCGGCAGAGGGTGGCGATTGCCCGGGCGCTTGTCACCAGGCCGGAGATCCTCGTGTGCGATGAGCCGACCTCCGCGCTCGATGTCTCGATCCAGGCGCAGATCCTGAACCTGCTCGACGATCTGAAGGCCGAGATGGGGCTGACCAACCTGTTCATCACCCACGACATGGCCGTGGTGCACCAGATCGCCGACCGGGTGGTGGTGATGCTCGATGGCCGGATGGTCGAGGAGGGCGATGCGCGGCAGGTCCTGCGCGCGCCTGCGAACGCGTACACGCGCCGGCTGGTGGCCGCAGCGCCCCGCTTCGATGCCATCTCGCCGGAACATGAGGGCGTGCAATGA
- a CDS encoding BadF/BadG/BcrA/BcrD ATPase family protein, giving the protein MTEAPTPFAIGLDGGGSGCRVAICDASGAILGRGEGGPANATTDFDGTVRHLCAALDIACVGAGVTVADLAEVPAHAGLAGVISAEVGDRVAAALPLRRVTVTEDSDTMLAGALGPQDGALAAIGTGSFFARQAGGVSRSVGGWGFQLSDQASGAWLGHELMKLALHVSDGLVAESPLARAVLDEIGGPPGLVAFGRRAFAHDYAAYAPRIVEAAKAGDSAGLSLMWQGATFLRFALDGLGHRAGEPLCLTGGVGVHYAPYLDDLTLIAPKGSALDGALALARRIPA; this is encoded by the coding sequence ATGACAGAGGCACCCACACCCTTTGCGATCGGACTGGACGGCGGCGGAAGCGGCTGTCGCGTGGCGATCTGCGATGCCTCCGGCGCCATCCTCGGCCGGGGCGAGGGCGGGCCTGCCAATGCCACCACCGATTTCGACGGCACGGTTCGTCACCTTTGCGCGGCGCTCGACATTGCCTGCGTCGGTGCGGGCGTGACGGTTGCCGATCTGGCGGAGGTGCCGGCGCATGCGGGGCTGGCGGGCGTGATCTCGGCGGAGGTGGGCGACCGCGTGGCCGCCGCGCTGCCGCTGCGGCGGGTCACCGTGACCGAGGACAGCGACACCATGCTTGCCGGTGCGCTCGGGCCGCAGGACGGCGCGCTGGCCGCCATCGGCACCGGCAGCTTCTTTGCCCGGCAGGCCGGGGGCGTCTCGCGCAGTGTCGGCGGCTGGGGCTTCCAGCTTTCGGATCAGGCGTCGGGCGCGTGGCTGGGGCACGAGCTGATGAAGCTGGCCCTGCACGTGAGCGACGGGTTGGTGGCGGAGTCGCCGCTGGCGCGCGCCGTGCTGGACGAGATCGGCGGGCCGCCGGGCCTCGTCGCCTTTGGCCGCCGCGCCTTTGCACATGATTACGCCGCCTATGCCCCGCGCATCGTGGAGGCCGCGAAGGCCGGGGACAGCGCGGGGCTGTCGCTGATGTGGCAGGGCGCGACCTTCCTGCGGTTCGCGCTTGACGGGCTGGGGCACCGCGCGGGCGAACCGCTGTGCCTGACCGGCGGGGTGGGCGTGCATTATGCGCCCTACCTAGACGACCTGACGCTGATCGCCCCGAAAGGCAGCGCGCTCGACGGGGCGCTGGCGCTGGCGCGGAGGATCCCGGCATGA
- a CDS encoding GntR family transcriptional regulator has protein sequence MSVVDFLKPHDWYRPEAGPRYLQLRNRLSEGVDGGLLAPGSPLPPEREIATITEFSRVTVRKAIQSLVDEGRIVQRQGSGSFVASTPAKVNQTLSRLTSFTEDMARRGMSVTVQWLERGFFMPTPEEVEALSLKEGDSVARIARLRLADGAPMAIERASLPTDILPNPLEVTQSLYAVLDAHGTRPVVALQKITAVIVDGPDAALLDLAPGSAGLRIERTSSLASGRVCEFTQSLYRGDAYTFVAELRLQKEDR, from the coding sequence ATGAGCGTGGTCGACTTCCTGAAGCCGCACGACTGGTACAGGCCGGAGGCCGGGCCGCGCTACCTGCAGCTCCGCAACCGCCTGTCCGAGGGCGTGGACGGCGGGCTTCTGGCCCCGGGCAGCCCGCTGCCGCCCGAGCGCGAGATCGCCACGATCACCGAGTTCAGCCGCGTCACTGTCCGCAAGGCGATCCAGTCGCTCGTGGACGAGGGCCGGATCGTGCAGCGGCAGGGGTCCGGGTCCTTCGTCGCTTCGACCCCGGCGAAGGTGAACCAGACCCTGTCGCGTCTCACCTCCTTCACCGAGGACATGGCCCGCCGCGGCATGAGCGTCACGGTGCAATGGCTGGAGCGCGGGTTTTTCATGCCGACCCCCGAAGAGGTCGAGGCGTTGTCGCTGAAGGAGGGCGATTCCGTCGCCCGGATCGCGCGGTTGCGGCTGGCGGACGGTGCGCCGATGGCGATCGAGCGCGCCTCTCTGCCGACCGACATCCTGCCCAACCCGCTGGAGGTCACCCAGTCGCTCTACGCCGTGCTCGACGCCCATGGCACGCGGCCGGTGGTGGCGCTGCAGAAGATCACCGCCGTGATCGTCGACGGGCCGGACGCCGCCTTGCTGGACCTTGCGCCCGGAAGCGCCGGGCTGAGGATCGAACGAACCTCCAGCCTCGCCTCCGGGCGGGTCTGCGAATTCACCCAATCCCTCTACCGCGGCGATGCCTATACCTTCGTCGCCGAACTGCGCCTGCAAAAGGAAGACCGATGA
- a CDS encoding N-acetylmuramic acid 6-phosphate etherase, with protein sequence MTSIDALRPDAALRTMLDAQTDAARAVGNALPGIEEAARRMADTLRNGGTVVYAAAGSSGLMALADACELPGTYGIDPAQVRIVMAGGIPTDARMPGHTEDDTAEAEAAAAAMSPGDLLIAISASGTTPQALAMARAAQAKGIAVIGIANTPDSALLTLADTAIALPTPPEVVEGSTRLGAGTAQKIALNMISTLAGVLLGHVHDGMMVNLRPDNIKLRARAEAIVAGIAAVPADAARAALEATGYDVKPAVLVALGHDPEDARRILDANGQVLRQALQAETPKTRRA encoded by the coding sequence ATGACCTCCATCGACGCCCTGCGCCCTGATGCGGCCTTGCGCACCATGCTGGATGCGCAGACCGACGCCGCGCGTGCCGTCGGGAACGCCCTGCCGGGGATCGAGGAGGCCGCGCGCCGCATGGCCGACACCCTGCGCAACGGCGGGACCGTGGTCTATGCCGCCGCCGGAAGCTCGGGCCTGATGGCGCTGGCGGACGCCTGCGAACTGCCCGGCACCTACGGCATCGACCCGGCGCAGGTCCGCATCGTCATGGCGGGCGGCATTCCCACCGACGCGCGGATGCCCGGCCATACCGAAGACGACACAGCCGAGGCAGAGGCGGCCGCCGCCGCCATGTCGCCCGGCGACCTGCTGATCGCCATCTCCGCCTCCGGCACCACGCCGCAGGCCCTGGCGATGGCGCGGGCCGCGCAGGCAAAGGGCATCGCCGTGATCGGCATCGCCAACACGCCGGACAGCGCGCTGCTGACACTCGCGGACACGGCCATCGCGTTGCCCACCCCGCCCGAAGTGGTCGAGGGGTCGACCCGCCTTGGCGCAGGCACCGCGCAGAAGATCGCGCTCAACATGATCTCGACCCTCGCGGGGGTGCTGCTGGGCCATGTCCATGACGGCATGATGGTCAACCTGCGCCCGGACAACATCAAGCTGCGCGCCCGGGCCGAAGCCATCGTCGCCGGCATCGCAGCGGTCCCCGCCGACGCCGCCCGCGCCGCGCTGGAGGCCACCGGATACGACGTGAAACCCGCCGTCCTCGTGGCGCTGGGGCACGATCCCGAAGACGCCCGCCGCATCCTCGATGCCAACGGGCAGGTCCTGCGGCAGGCGCTGCAGGCCGAGACACCGAAAACCAGAAGAGCCTGA
- a CDS encoding ABC transporter substrate-binding protein, which yields MAGVLAMAGATAWAGPEDDTLRVAMAEEILNLDYNYTTKREYIILAQLTDAKLFEFDPETQDVEPSVASGFEWIDDTTLDVILRDDVLFHDGSKLTAEDVAYTYNWLRDPDSEANATGVVERWLESAEVVAPDRVRFHMTSVYPLVLRDMASRIMLRKDGTYDAGGEIDRDAMSSDLVATGPYRVESFEPGTELVLKRFDGYFGEAPAIETIVVRNIPDIGTQQAELMSGGIDWMFKVPQDVAAAAGAHPAVEYLSGPDLRVGFVVLDAAGWTDPEGPLTDVKVRQAINHAINTPEIAEFLMGGSSEPIHTACHPAQFGCDQSVTRYEYDPEKAKALLAEAGYPDGFPLDLWAYRDKPVAEAVASDLAAAGIDVNLRYVKLESLNQARASRDIAAYIGTWGSGGTADTAAIAQIHFGDSDRNLTGDDALSGMVAAAEQTADPEERKAFYTEALGRIADQAYWAPLVSYTANYLVASDLDFPLSPDGLPRLQQASWK from the coding sequence ATGGCCGGAGTGCTGGCGATGGCGGGGGCAACGGCCTGGGCGGGACCGGAGGACGACACCCTTCGCGTTGCCATGGCCGAGGAGATCCTCAATCTCGACTACAACTACACCACCAAGCGCGAATACATCATCCTTGCGCAGTTGACCGACGCCAAGCTGTTCGAGTTCGATCCCGAGACACAGGATGTGGAGCCGTCCGTCGCCTCGGGTTTCGAATGGATCGATGACACCACGCTCGATGTCATTTTGCGCGACGATGTGCTGTTTCATGACGGCAGCAAGCTGACCGCCGAGGACGTGGCCTACACCTACAACTGGCTGCGCGATCCCGACAGCGAGGCGAACGCGACGGGCGTGGTCGAGCGCTGGCTGGAGAGTGCCGAGGTCGTGGCGCCGGACCGTGTCCGGTTCCACATGACGTCCGTCTATCCGCTGGTGCTGCGCGACATGGCCAGCCGGATCATGCTGCGGAAGGACGGCACCTACGACGCAGGCGGCGAGATCGACCGCGACGCCATGTCGAGCGACCTTGTGGCGACGGGCCCCTATCGCGTCGAAAGCTTCGAACCGGGGACCGAGCTGGTCCTGAAACGGTTCGACGGCTACTTCGGCGAGGCTCCGGCCATAGAAACCATCGTGGTACGCAACATTCCCGACATCGGCACCCAACAGGCAGAGCTGATGTCCGGCGGGATCGACTGGATGTTCAAGGTGCCACAGGACGTGGCCGCCGCAGCAGGCGCCCATCCGGCCGTGGAGTACCTGAGCGGGCCGGACCTTCGCGTCGGCTTCGTGGTTCTGGATGCCGCTGGCTGGACCGATCCCGAAGGGCCGCTGACCGACGTGAAGGTGCGCCAGGCGATCAATCACGCGATCAACACGCCGGAGATCGCGGAGTTTCTGATGGGCGGATCGTCCGAACCGATCCACACCGCCTGCCACCCGGCGCAGTTCGGCTGCGACCAATCGGTGACGCGCTACGAATACGACCCGGAAAAGGCAAAGGCGCTGCTGGCCGAGGCGGGCTACCCCGATGGCTTTCCGCTCGACCTCTGGGCGTACCGCGACAAGCCGGTGGCAGAGGCGGTTGCCTCCGATCTTGCGGCTGCGGGGATCGACGTCAACCTGCGCTACGTGAAGCTGGAGAGCCTGAACCAGGCGCGCGCTTCCCGCGACATCGCGGCCTACATCGGGACGTGGGGGTCGGGCGGGACCGCCGACACTGCGGCGATTGCGCAGATCCACTTCGGCGACTCCGACCGTAACCTGACCGGCGACGACGCACTGTCCGGGATGGTCGCCGCCGCCGAGCAGACCGCCGATCCCGAAGAGCGCAAGGCCTTCTATACGGAGGCCCTGGGCCGGATCGCGGATCAGGCCTACTGGGCGCCGCTGGTGTCCTACACGGCGAATTATCTCGTCGCCTCTGACCTCGATTTCCCGCTCAGCCCCGACGGCCTTCCCCGGCTGCAGCAGGCCAGCTGGAAATGA